GCGATGTAAATCATGTTTCTACATCGTGGCCATGGATCTTATGACAATAAGATGACGATGATCTAACTCTGTTTGCTGTAGGAGTCTATATTATGTTTTTGGACTTTTTCGAAAAGGAATTTAAAGAAATTTCGGATGTCCCAGAGGCCTTGTCATCATCATTGAGTGATGTCTTTAAAGAGAGGTTTAGTGGTGGAATTCCATCTTTATTCAAGGAGATGAGAGATGATTTGCCGAAAACTTACAATGTAATTGAAAAAAAATTCGAATTAAAATTTGGCTCTAGATTACTTTGGGGGAGAAGACAGATTCTTTTCGCACTTGTTAGTCAAGACATGTTAGTGGAAGTATCATTATATTGTGTTAACCATTATCATGTCAGGCATTTATTTGAAAGGTCTGCTTATTTGCCGAGGGAAATTGAATCGTATTTTAATCTATCTAGAGGATTTATTATAAATAAAGAGGGCCAAAGTCGAGAGATAAAAAAAGATGTACCAATATTGTATACCTGGCCTACAATTTTTGAAGAATGCATCGAGTTAACGAATGAAGATGTATCTTCTGTTGATGAATGGATAAAGAACTGCAAGGTATTAATATACACTCGTAGTCATGAAGTTATCCTTTTGGATAAAAAAACATCTATTGCTTATTTTACAAGCATGGACAATGTCTTGGACCTAAAGCCAATCGTTGATCTCGTCGATTTTTGGGACAGCTATAACGCTTATTTGCTAGAAAATGGCAATTCGTATGGGTTTAGATTTGCTGATTACTATGATTAGAAGCATTAACAAGAGTTTCAAAAGAATATGTGATGTCATTGGTATTTTGGGGCTGCTTATCATCAGTGTTGCCTGTCTCAGGTGCGATGATTAAAGGAGGTCTTATTATCCTTGTTTTCATGCGCTCAGGATGATTGGCTCGTCATTTAGGTATATAGAGTTTAAGTGAGGAATGCATGAAGCTGAAAAATGGAACAGTCGAGAATGAAGAAATTGTTATTGATGACCGTTTGATATTTAATGTTATTGGGCCAGAAATAGTATTAAAAACTGCGTAATTCAGTCTAAGGTACCCACTTCTGCGTTGGGTATCCGTGGTACTTTAGAGGACACGACGATTGTTGCTAAAAAGCCTTTAGGTGGATTTTATTGGTATGATGTTTCGTTGACTCGCTGCAAGTTTGTAGGCAAATTCCATAATAATTGTTTTGGTAGTAGAAATGGTTCACCAGGCTTGGTTGAGCAATGTGATTTTAGTCAAGCGGACATTGATAGGTGTTTTTTCTTCGGGAGCAATGTTGAAAGTAACACTTTCCCTAAATGGCCTTTTTTGTTCTTATTTAACAGCAGAGAAAATGTCTCGAAATTGGAACAATACGCAAAGGAAAACGAAAACGTTGCTTATATATTTAGTCATTCTAAACACTTTGGTGAAGAAGTAAAGGGTATTTGCTATGACGCAAGAAAACTGGCTAAGTTGTTTAATACTACCGTGGATGATATTAAGCATTCATTTTCAGGATTTGATTTTATTAAGTTTTAATTTCACTGATTAAGCAGTAATGATGGAGATCGTTTATGCCAACGCTTCACTTTTATTAGAACACTCTAAAATGTATTGCGTACAAGAAGTTTTACTTCGATGATTACCACTCTAGATTACGGTAATACACTTCAAATAACTTGTGTGCTTAATGTCTGAAATTGACTACTTACTATCGATATCGTGTGACCTTCGATTTGTTTTTATTCCTAACGTATAGAAACGAATAGTTTAAAATGTGATATTGTGAATTGTAATAAGTGGTTTTATAACTTCATACATATCAATTCAACATCGGAGTCAGTAGGTCAATGTTGTATAAAATGGCGGTGATTTTGTTGCTTTTTACTGGTTCAGTTTCGGCTTCGCAGTTGGATTTGAATAAGTGCAAAAAATTATTAAGAATATATCACAGTGGCGAAAAAATTAGACTTAACTTTAACGGAAAAAAGTTCCCAGATGCGTTGCAGAACTGGTATATGAAATACTATGGGTCTTTTGACGAAAGTTGGGTGAATGCTGAGGTTACTATAAAAAATTCGGTCAGTCTTTTGAGAGAGAATAATGAGTTAAGATTTGATATGGAATTTATGCTATTGCCATTAATGTATTTGAAATTCGACCGAATGAATTATAGTACGGATGCATATTATTACGATATTTTTAATTATATAGATGATAGAAATTACATGATGTTGTTTGAAGATCCAGGTGATGTTTTTCCTTCACCCGCGCTCTCTCTCGCAGGTCACTACGATGAATGGGTGAGGGAGTTGTTTCTAAGTAATATTAAAGATGTCATATATAAAACGGCTGACCTTGGATCTTATTACAAGAATACATCAGGTGAAGACTTTTTATATTACACTAGTTGCCCTATAGGATTTGCTATTTACTAGCTAGGTTTTCATGTTAACTGGGGTGACTTCCCTATTAATTATAGGTTAGCGAGTGCCGTGGGATTAAATCAACCCTATCACAGTTCAAGGGCCAATCGCCATTGATACATCAAAATTCACTTCAGGACGTACTACTATGTATGGTGATATTGGAAATAGAAGGCAGTTCTGGAGGCAATGGAAAGATACTTTCTCTGGCACTTTAAGTTCTGATAATTTATATTTTGTTAAATCTAACCGATCTCCAGTTGTTGATGAACATTGGATTGATCACTTTCCTGAACATGCAGATCACCTAGGTGATCTCATTATCCATCACCATTTGGACTATGGGCATAGTGCCATACCTTTGCCTAAATCTCTACATAGTAAGCGACCAGGTTGGAGAATTTGACACCTTTGCATTCAGGTAAACAGGCGGTAATAAATGATTAATAACATTGATGAGTTGAAGTTATATACAGATGTAGAAGCGGCTAAATTTCCTACGATTGCATCGCATATTAGGCTTGGTAGTTCTAACTATTCAGAAGAACAAATAGCTGAGTTAAGCCGACGTATTCCTGAGTTGCCCTTATGCTATATACGTGTTGTTCGTCAGGTTGAGTTAACTGGAGTGTCTATAGGTCAATTTGCTTTATGGCCTGTCACGTATGGAAGCGGTGATTTACTTACCTGTCTCACCAAAGCCAACGAAAGCTGCAGTAATCCTTTTCTTGGGTTCTATAGTAATAATTATCTTGTTGAGGTTGCATGTTGTGAAGCAAATACTGTTTGCATAGGAAGTGCCGCTGGAAGAAATGAAGGCCAAGTGTTTCTTGTAGATATTAGCTCTGGCCCTAACCCAGTATTTCTTAAGTTAGCAGAGAACTTTGAGCAATTCTTGATTCTTGCTGGGAATCTTCATGACATCAGTATGTCATATCAGGAAAATGAAAACTCAGGACTTATTGAATTCTCTTCTCGTTTGGAGAAGTTTGAATTAGACAGTAGCTCAGTGTCTACTTGGATCCGGATGTTAGAAGAGGAACTGTTTTAGTTGTCAGTAATCACCATCATTGATGGGTATTCTAAATCGGATTAGGTATCTCTGCCCCGTGGGTTAATGGGGTGCTAGCTTTACTTATCATATTGTGTTCTTAACAACTGATTCCTAGAAATAACGATAAACAACTTGCGATGTAAATCATGTTTCTACATCATGGACATGGATCTTATGACAATAAGATGGCGATGATCTAACTCTGTTTGCTGTAGGCGTCTATATTATGTTTTTGGACTTTTTCGAAAAGGAATTTAAAGAGATTACGGATGTGCCACAGGCCTTGCCATCTGAACTAAATGATGTGTTTAAAGACAGGTTTAGTGGTGGAATTCCATCTTTATCTGAGGAGATGAGAGTTGACTTACCAAAAACTTACAATGTAATTGAAAATAATTTCGAAATGAAACTAGGTTCTAGGCTACTTTGGGGGCGAAGGGATATCTGCTTTGCACTTGTTAGTCAAGATATGTTGATTGAAGTTCCACTCTACGATATTTATTATTATCATGTAAAAGCTTTAGATGACAGTTCTACTTACTTGAAAAAGGAGATTGAATCATACTTTTATCTGACAAGTGGATTTCTTATACATAAGGAAGGCCAGAGTAAAGATCTTAAAAAGATGTACCTATATTGTATACTTGGCCTACAATTTTTGAAGAATGCATCGAGTTTACGAATGAAGACATATCTTCTGTTGATGGTTGGATAAAGGACTGCAAGGTATTAATATACACTCGTAGTCATGAAGTTATCCTTTTGGATAAAAATACATCTATTACTTATTATACAAGCATGGACAATGTCTTGGACCTAAAGCCAATTGTTGATCTCGTCGATTTCTGGGACAGCTATAACGCTTATTTGCTAGAAAATGGCAATTCGTATGGGTTTAGATTTGCTGACTACTATGATTAGAAGCATTAACAAGAGTTTCAAAAGAATATGTGATGTCATTGGTATTATTGGGCTGCTTATCATCGATGTTGCTTGTCTCAGGTGCGATGATTAAAGGAGGTTTTATTATCCTTGTTTTCATGTGCTCAGGATGATTGGCTCGTCATTTAGGTATATAGAGTTTAAGTGAGGAACGCATGAAGCTGAAAAATGGAACAGTCGAGAATGAAGAAATTGTTATTGATGACCGTTTGATATTTAATGTTATTGGGCCAGAAATAGTATTAAAAAACTGCGTAATTCAGTCTAAGGTACCCACTTCTGCGTTGGGTATCCGTGGTACCTTAGAGGATACGACGATTGTGGCGAAAAAGCCTTTAAATGGATTTTATTGGTATGATGTTTCGTTGATTCGCTGCAAGTTTGTAGGCAAGTTTCATAACAATCGTTTTGGTAGTCGAAATGGTTCATCAGGTTTGGTAGAGCAATGTGATTTTAGTCAGGCGGATATAGATGGAGCGGTTTTTTACAGTGGTAGTGTAGAAAAGCACATTTTTCCTAAGTGGCCATTTCTAGTCGTTTTTGTTACGGAAGACAACATTTTACAACTGGAAAAATCGGCATTGAAGGACGAAAATGTGGAAGATGTTCTTGAGCATATAAAAGTATTACATAAGGAAAGAAAGGCGATCTGCTATGATGCTAGAAAAATGGCTAAAATATTCAATGTTTCTTTAGACGATATTAAGCGTTCGTTTTCAGGGTTTGACTTTATTAAGTTTTAGCCATTAATCTGTAAGACGGAGAACATTTATGCCAACGCTTCACTATTATTAGAACAGTATAAAAGGTGTTGCGCACTATCAGTTTTTCTTCGAGAATTATCATTCTATAAACGGTGAACAACTTCAAATAACTTGTGTGCTTAATGTCTGAAATTGACTACTTACTATCGATATTGTGTGACCTTTGATTTGTTTTGATTCCGAACGTATAGAAAAGAATAGTTTAAACTGTGATATTGTGAATTGGAATAAGTGGTTTTATAATTTCATACATATCAATTCAACATCGGAGTCGGAAGGTCAATGTTGTATAAAATGGCGGTTATTTTGTTGCTTTTACTGGTTCAGTTTCGGCTTCGCAGTTGGACTTAAATAAGTGCAAACGTATTTTTGAAATATATAACAGTGGTGAACCTATTAGAACTGATATCCTTACAGATAATCACCCAGCTGTGTTGCGTAACTGGCATATGAAATACTACGGATCTTTTGATGAAAGTTGGGCTCATGCCGAGATTGTTTTAAAGAAGGCGATCAGCCTTTTGAGGGAGAACAATGAGTTAAGGTTTGATATAGAGTTTATGGCAGTACCTCTAACCTATATTAGATTTAGTCCAATATTTTACAGTACGGACGCATATTATTATGATATATTGAGTTATGTAGATGATAGTAATTACATGATGCTATTTGAAGATCCAGGTGAAGATTTTCCTTCCCCCGCTCTTTCTCTCGCAACTCATCTTGATGAATGGGTGAGGGCGTTATTTCTAAGTAATATTAAAAGGTTATATCAGAAACGGTTGATCTTGGGCCTCATTATAAACACACATCAGGTGAAGAATTCTTGTATTACATTAGTTGTCCGAGAGGATTTTTACTTTACTAGCAAGGTTTTCATGTTAACTGGGGTGATTTCCCTATTAATTATAGGTTAGCGAGTGCCGTGCCTTAGGGTTGAATCAAGCAGGGTCAGTAATCTTGCTCGTCTTACGGTTCGTCGGCTAACCTTGAAGTGTGTATCTCAATGTGTCGTACTCGAATCCGCATTGCTGGGAGGCGCTATGAAAACAGTCGGTGCTATCTTGATAATTTTCGTCTGCTCTTCACTCGTGCAAGCAAGTGAATGGCAAGATATCAATAAGAATGCCGATCACTTTTATCAAGCACTAGCCAGCAGCGATAGGGCATTACAGGCGAATGCACAGCACTATTTGCAAGGTGTGATAGATGCAACAGAAGGTGTGTACTGGTGTGATGCCAGTAAGTTCAAGATGGAGGAAGTACATGCCCGAGTCAACAGCGATCTCGCCAATACGTCTGCAACAGAGCGTAAATCCTTTTCGGCGGCAGAAGCGATCATTCGCGTAATTTCGGATTACTTTCCTTGCTAGCTTGCTGAAAACTCAAATCGTATCGCTTGGCGACTTACGAGTCATACTGTTTGCTGACTTGACCAATACTTCAACCACTTACTCGCTTTTTGTCCCTAAAAAATTTCCCCTTCCCCGCTAAACTTGATAGAAAGGTAAACGATTAATGTCGTTGTGGTGGGGGAGAGGTAAGTTTATGAAGTCAGCATTCTTTCAACGTCTTTATGATGCGGTGATGAACCCGCCTGCGGATGAGGTGCCAGTGGAAGCGGCATTGATGACGCTGCCCACATTGTGGCTACTGGGAAAGACGGGTGCTGGCAAGTCCACGTTCATTAAAACCCTCACCAATGATAGCAAGATTGAGATTGGCAACGGATTTCAGCCTTGTACCCAAACCGCTTCGCTTTATACCTTCCCGAATGAGAAACCGTTAGTCGCTTTTCTCGATAGCCGCGGCTTAGATGAAGTTGATTATGACCCCACCGACGATATCGCTTACTGCCAGTCGAAATCGCATGCGGTTGTTATCGCCTGCGCGCTCGATGAACCTGATCAAGCGTCGGTGATTGCCGCGTACAAGCAAGCTTTAATGAGCCAACGAGACCTCGCAACGGTGTTAGTGTTTAGTCGTAAGCATAAAATGCCAGCAGAAGATGCTGAACGCGCACAGACGATTTTGCAGCAACAGTTCGAAGCGATCGCGGGGAAAGCGTTACCTGCTGTTATTTACAACAGCGACGATGACGTTGAGGTTGCGCGATTAAAGGCGACGGTGGCTGAAATTCTGCCAACTTTGCATTTGTGGTTACAATCCAGCCAAGCGAAAGATGCGGAAAGCCTCTGTTTTCAGCGGTATCAGAACGAGATTCTTTGGTATGCCGGGGCAGCTGCCGCGAGTGATACCTTACCGGGTGTCGGCTTAGTCACTGTGCCCACTATTCAAGGAAAATTACTGCACTCCTTGGGGAAACGGTATGACTATCAATGGGACCGCGCCCGTTTATCTGCGTTTTCTTCCGCTCTCGGCGCGAGTATGTTACTTCGCTATGGCGGGCAACTAGGGGGAAGGCAATTAGCGAAGTTGATTCCCGGCATTGGTCAAACGGTAGGCAGTGCGGCGGCAGCAGTGATCAGTTTTTCCACGACCTATGCACTTGGGCGTGTCGCTTGCTATTACCTGTATCAGTCCAAACTGGATCTGCCGGTGGATGCCGACAGCTTGCAGGTGATCTATCGTCAAGCCTTGAGCGAAGCCAAATCTATGCGGGAGAAGAACAATGCGGGAGACAAACAGTAATGAATAAGTCCCCTTGGTGGCAGTGGTTTCCTAAGATGAAATTGCTCCTTGTCTGTTGCTGGTTGGTACCGATTCTCGGTTTAGCGGCAGCAGGCGGGGTATGGCTTTGGCAGCAAGGGCTTTGGTGGATCTTTTTCGCAGGTGTGACGCTACTAACGGTAAGTAGTTACTCACTCCATTTTCTCCAACAACGCATAGCAAAGCGCAAGCCTGATGTGGGCGACGTGGTGACGGAGGCGGATCCCGCTTGGGGAGAGCAAGAGCAGTTGGTCTGGCGAGAGCAAATGAGTGCGCTCGACAACTTGGATGAGCCCGAGTGGGGCAGTTTGTACCCCTTGTGTTTAGCGCAGTTTGAGCGGGTTGCATTGATTTACTATCCCGACAACAGTCGCGCAGTGTATGCGTTTACATTGCCTGAATTGTTGCAGATTAACGAAGAGGTCAGTCGTCGTTATCGTCAATATGTCGATCTTCATTTGCCGTTAGCGAATCAGGTGAGAATAGATAAGTTAATCGCGGTATATGGTAAGAAAGATCAGATCCAGCGTGGTTGGCGTTGGGCGAACAATACCTATCGTGTCGCGCGATGGATAAACCCGATGAGTGCGGTGATGGGGGAGATTCGAGGCGCGCTGTTCAGTAAGGCGTTTGATGAAGCGGGAGATCGACTTCAGTATCGCGCCAAGCGTTTGCTGTTAGAACAGTCCTGCGCCGTGGCGATTGATCTGTATAGTGGCCGTTGGCAACTGCGAGAGGAAGCACCAATACCGATGGCTGCCGATGTTCAACCCGTGACCGTGTCGATCATGGGGCAGACGAATGCGGGTAAATCTTCTTTGGTGAATCAACTTCTTAATAAAACCGTGGCAGAAACTGATGTGTTGTCGACGACCGCGGAGCGACTCGGCTACTTGGCGGATTATGAAGGTGATGTACAAGTGATTTATCAGGATACACCGGGTGTCACGATGGCTGACTTGTCCGGTTGTATCGAGACGGCGGTAAATAGCGATTTATTGATTTGGACGATGAAAGCGACACAATCGGCGCGGCAGATTGATGTGAGTTTCTTCCGAGCCCTCAATGACTATTATGTGGCGAACCCTGAGCGACGATTTCCTCCTATGCTTGTGGCGATTACCCACATAGATCAGTTGGGCCCAGATACGCCACTCGAATCCCTCAATATTGACCAGCCCGATTCGCGCAAGGCGCAAATGGTGGCGGATCTTGTCAATCACCTAAAACTCACATTACCCATCCCTGAGCATGTTGCTTGGGTACCTGTTTGTACATTGCCGCCGCATGTTCACAATGTCTCCGTCCTTGAAACGGGGGTCATTGCGAGCCTTGATGACGCAACGGGCGTGCAACTTAACCGGCGTCGTCACAAGGGTATCCGCTTTGATTTGCAAAAAGAGTGGCGACGGGCGGTGAACTTAGGCAAGGTGGTTGCGGTACAAACGCTCACTTCAAAAGCATCGAAAGTAGTAGGACAAGACAATGATAAGAAAGCTGGGTGATGACGTACTGCGCGAGAAAGCCAAACCCATTGCGGATATTGGTGAACATTTAACGTTGTTCGATGAGATGTTGATACAGATGCAAGCGGCAAATGGGGTGGGGATTGCCGCACCGCAGTTAGGGCAAAGTGTGCGGGCCTTTATTGTTGCGTCGAATCCTAACCCTCGTTATCCCGATGCGCCTTCTATGCCGCCAGAACTGATGATCAATCCAGAGCTGCTTTCTCATGGCGAAGAGAAAGAGTTGGG
This DNA window, taken from Thaumasiovibrio subtropicus, encodes the following:
- the def gene encoding peptide deformylase, whose product is MIRKLGDDVLREKAKPIADIGEHLTLFDEMLIQMQAANGVGIAAPQLGQSVRAFIVASNPNPRYPDAPSMPPELMINPELLSHGEEKELGWEGCLSVPERRGEVYRYRDIVVRYQNVDGESVTVSLNGFVARIFQHELDHLDGVLFVDRAEQLVDVVPPSE
- a CDS encoding Rap1a/Tai family immunity protein → MKTVGAILIIFVCSSLVQASEWQDINKNADHFYQALASSDRALQANAQHYLQGVIDATEGVYWCDASKFKMEEVHARVNSDLANTSATERKSFSAAEAIIRVISDYFPC
- a CDS encoding YcjF family protein; the encoded protein is MKSAFFQRLYDAVMNPPADEVPVEAALMTLPTLWLLGKTGAGKSTFIKTLTNDSKIEIGNGFQPCTQTASLYTFPNEKPLVAFLDSRGLDEVDYDPTDDIAYCQSKSHAVVIACALDEPDQASVIAAYKQALMSQRDLATVLVFSRKHKMPAEDAERAQTILQQQFEAIAGKALPAVIYNSDDDVEVARLKATVAEILPTLHLWLQSSQAKDAESLCFQRYQNEILWYAGAAAASDTLPGVGLVTVPTIQGKLLHSLGKRYDYQWDRARLSAFSSALGASMLLRYGGQLGGRQLAKLIPGIGQTVGSAAAAVISFSTTYALGRVACYYLYQSKLDLPVDADSLQVIYRQALSEAKSMREKNNAGDKQ
- a CDS encoding GTPase family protein, translating into MNKSPWWQWFPKMKLLLVCCWLVPILGLAAAGGVWLWQQGLWWIFFAGVTLLTVSSYSLHFLQQRIAKRKPDVGDVVTEADPAWGEQEQLVWREQMSALDNLDEPEWGSLYPLCLAQFERVALIYYPDNSRAVYAFTLPELLQINEEVSRRYRQYVDLHLPLANQVRIDKLIAVYGKKDQIQRGWRWANNTYRVARWINPMSAVMGEIRGALFSKAFDEAGDRLQYRAKRLLLEQSCAVAIDLYSGRWQLREEAPIPMAADVQPVTVSIMGQTNAGKSSLVNQLLNKTVAETDVLSTTAERLGYLADYEGDVQVIYQDTPGVTMADLSGCIETAVNSDLLIWTMKATQSARQIDVSFFRALNDYYVANPERRFPPMLVAITHIDQLGPDTPLESLNIDQPDSRKAQMVADLVNHLKLTLPIPEHVAWVPVCTLPPHVHNVSVLETGVIASLDDATGVQLNRRRHKGIRFDLQKEWRRAVNLGKVVAVQTLTSKASKVVGQDNDKKAG